The following nucleotide sequence is from Melospiza melodia melodia isolate bMelMel2 unplaced genomic scaffold, bMelMel2.pri scaffold_269, whole genome shotgun sequence.
ccagtacggaccagtataaaccagtatggaccagtacggatcAGTGTGGACTGATGTGGACGGGGaccaccctccctgccctggcctCACAACCTCCCCCTTCCTTCACCCTCCCAGTACAGAGGGTGAGCAGAAATCgccctcccagtacatcccagtaagGCCCAGTGCTTCCCAATATAACCCAGTGCCCTCACAGTGCTCCCAacacccctcccagtataacccagtgccTTCCCAGTGCctctcccaatgctcccagtgcccctcccagtataacccagtgcccctcccaatgctcccagtgcccctcctaGGATAAGCCAgtgcccctcccagtgctcccagtataacccagtgccctcccagtgctcccagtgcccctcccagtataacccagtgccctcccagtgctcccagtgccctcccagtgctcccagtgcccctcccagtataacccagtgcccctcccaatgctcccagtgcccctcctaGGATAAACCAgtgcccctcccagtgctcccagtataatcCAGCGCCCtctcagtgctcccagtgcccctcccagtataacccagtgcccctctcagtgctcccagtataatcCAGCGCCCTCTCAGTGCTCCTAGTGCCCTAGTACAACCCAGTACAACCCAATATGACCCAGCATCACCCAGTAGAACCAAGTAcaacccagtacaccccagtacaccccagtacaaCCCAATATAACCCAGTAGAACCAAGTACAACCCTGTACaacccagtgtaacccagtacagcccagtacagcccagtacagcccagtataacccagtacaccccagtacagcccagtacagcccagtacagcccagtacaacccagtacagcccagtacagcccagtacagcccagtataacccagtacaacccagtacaacccagtacaacccagtacagcccagtacaacccagtacaacccagtacaccccagtacaccccagtacaacccagtacagcccagtacaccccagtataACCCAATATAACCCAGTAGAACCAAGTACAACCCTGTACaacccagtgtaacccagtacaccccagtacaccccagtacagcccagtacaacccagtacagcccagtacagcccagtacagcccagtacagcccaatacaccccagtacaccccagtacaccccagtacaccTCAGTACAGCCCAATAcaacccagtacaacccagtacagcccagtacagcccagtacaacccagtacagcccagtacagcccagtacagcccagtacaacccagtacaccccagtacagcccagtacagcccagtacagcccagtatagcccagtacagcccagtacaaCCTAGTgcaccccagtacagcccagtataacccagtacagcccagtccagccCACCAGCCTCGCGGGAGCTCTGCACGAAGGCCTCGACGCCGCTCTCGCCGTAGTTGCCCTCGGAGGCCAGCGTGCTGACGTAGCTCCAGCCCAGCGCCCGCACCACGGCCACCATGGCCTGCGCCTGGTACGAGTCCGGCGGCACCACCCGCGAGAAGAACTCGTAACGCCCGGGGTCCGACAGCTCGGGGGCCGTGGAGGCGTAGCTGATCTGGGGGatctggggacgttggggacacgtCAGTGACAGGAGGACATTGGGGGTATGGGAACGtgtcagggacagagggacattggggacacgtaaaggacagggggacattggggatatggGAACGtgtcagggacagagggacattggggacacgtaaaggacagggggacattggggatatggGAACGtgtcagggacagagggacattggggacacgtcAGTGACAGGAGGACATTGGGGATACGGGAACGtgtcagggacagagggacattggggacacgtaAAGGACAGGGGGACATCGGGGGTTTgtgggggacacacaggggtcagACAGCTCGGGGGCCATGGAGGCGTGGCTGATCTGGGGGATCTGAGGGATCTGGGGACCCGGGGACgtgccagggacagggggacattggggacatgtaagggacagggggacattggggacacacaggggtctGACAACTCAAGGGACATGGACTCGTAGCTGAtatgggggcattggggacatgtcagatgcatggggacattggggacatcagagacatgctggggacagggggacattggggacatgtcaGGGACAGGGGCACATTAGGGACATCGGGGTATGtcagggatggggacattgggaacattaGGGACACAGGAGTATgttagggacatggggacattgtggCAGTTAGGGacgtggtgggaccatgggaagATTGGGgtgaggggctttgggggggtCAGTGTGGAGCTGTTGGTGTAGGAGGGATCTGGGGGGGACATTGGAGAGAGTGAAAGGGTCTCAGCCTCTAggctggggacaaaggggacattggggacatgcgCGGGGGGGCCTGGGTGACACCCAGGGGACCTGGTACTGTGGGACCCccccttccctgtccctgtccctaatCCCCCCTAATCCCCCTGGGCCATTTGCTGCCGTCCCAGGGGATTGTGGGTAACACCCgagggggagggggggaaggttCTGGAAGGGACCCGGGGGGGGAGTggggggggacagagggggaccAGGTGTCCAGGCCCCCCCTCTCAGGGAGGGAATGGACACCATGAGGACGCTGTGGGGACAGCACTGTCCCATGTCCCCTCAAGTCCCCCCAGCCAAAACAGCCCCCACCAAAACACCTCCCACGTTCCCCTAAATGTCCCCAATTCCCCCCAGTGCGCCCAcaacaccccaatgtccccaaacaccccctcaatgtccccaacgaCCCCAGTGACCACAAAGAGCCACTGGACATTGTGGCCACCATGATGGCCACGGAGCTGGCAGAGGCACCACAGCTGcccatgtcccctccatgtccccacggcccctccatgtccccagagCCCCCAACTCTCCCCGGCCCACCACGAACAGCCGCAGCATGTTGGCCACCATGATGGACACGGAGCTGGCAGAGACACcaatgtcccccccatgtccTCAATCTCTCtccatgtccccaacccccccaaagcccccaactCCCCCAACCCACTGCAAAGAGCTGCAGCACGTTGGCCACCATGATGGCCACGGAGCTGGCAGAGACACCAATGCCCTTaatgtccccccatgtcctcagtggcctcccatgtccccagtgccgtTCCATGTTCCCTCATGTCCTCAGTGGCCTCCCGTGTCCCCAACGCTCCTAAACCTCCCAACCCACTGCAAAGAGCCGCAGCACGCTGGCCACCATGATGGACACGGAGCTGGCAGAGACACCAATGTCCCCTCATGTTCTcaatgtccctccatgtccccaacacccccaaagcccccaacTCCCCCAACCCACCGCAAAGAGCCGCAGCACGTTGGCCACCATGATGGACGCGGAGCTGGAAGAGGCACCAATGTCCCTTCATGTTCTcaatgtccctccatgtccccaacacccccaacTCCCCCAACCCACCGTGAAGAGCCGCAGCACGTTGGCCACCATGATGGACACGGAGCTGGAAGAGGCACCAATGTCCCTTCATGTCCCTTCATGTCCCTCATCCCCAATCTCCGAATTCCCCTccacgtccccaatgtccctccatgtccccaacacccccagggCCTCCAGCTCCCCCAACCCACCGCGAAGAGCCGCAGCACGTTGGCCACCATGATGGACACGGAGCTGGCGGAGGCCCCGATGACCCCGACCAGGCGCTCGGGCGGGGGCCGGCGCGGGGCCGAGCCGTCGGGGCAGCTGCCCTCGCCCCCCTCGGGGGGCAGGAGGCTGCGCACAAAGCTCAGCGCCTGCTCCAGCGCGTACGTGTCCCTGGAGCAGGTGTCGAGGATGCGGGCGCCCAGCGTCAGGTTGGGCAGCACGCGCGGGTCGCCGTTGACGCGGTCCAGCGCGTACAGCATGGCCTCCAGCCGGTGGATGCCCTTCTCCTTCTTGACCGGGCCGCAGGGCAccccggcggggccgcgggcgtGCACCGGGAACAGCCCCCCCAGAGTCAGGTCACCCTCCAGGCGGATGGCGTGGGGCTGGGTGGGCGCCGGGGGGCAGCGGCACggcgggcacagggacagcagggacaccagcagggacaCCAGTGGCGTCACCAGCAGGGTCACCATCGGGGTCACCAGTGGGGCTGGCATGGTGGGCTGGAGGAAAAGAGGGGGGTTAGGGGGTGATGGGGGTCAGAGGCGGCTCCCTGTGGGGCAGGGGAGCACAAGGACAGCAGGGTCACCAGCGGGGCTGGCAtggtgggctgggggcagagagGGGGTTAGGGGATGATGGGGGGCAGACTTGGGGGGCTTTCTGtggggcaggggggcacagggacagcagggtgggcagTGGTGGCACGGCAGGGTGAGGGTGGTACCCCATGGGGCAGAGGTGGCTCCCTGTGGGGCAGGGTGGGTCCcagggggggcacagggacagcagggccaccaGGGGGGTCAGCAGGGtgggcagtgctgctggcacCCCATGGGGCAGGGGTCCGTAcctggggggtgggggtggcacccCAGGGACCAGGGGGGGTCACAGGGACGCCAGGGTGGGCAGTAGGGGACAGAGGGGGTTACAGGGGGTATCCACTGGGGAGGGGTGTAATGACACCCCATGCGGCAGCGACACCCCCAATGTGGGGGCAGCCCCCCATGGGGCAGGGGGCTCTGCCTGGAGGGAGGTTCGGGggtccccagcaccccccagtGTGGGGTCTCTGTGCTCCCATCCCGCTCACCTGGCCCGTGGGTGCTCCTGTCGCTGTGCAGCCGCTGGGGACAGCGGGTGGGGGCCgcccctgccctggccccccccagtcccccccaatTCCCCCCCCTCGGGGTCCCTCCAGATGCTGATGGGTACAGGAGGGGGAGGGCtccaccccccaccccccccaatcCCGGTTTGGCCGAACTCCCGCAGCCCCCTGGGCCCCCCCAATTAAACCAGATGTTAATTATTCGGGGGGGGGGAGGTGAGGGGGATTAGGGGTGCCCCTCCCAACACATCCTCAGAGGgtcccatggtggggctgagcccccgaggggtttgggggggccgGGAGGGCTCTAATCCCCCCCAGCTGTCGGATTATGGGAGGGGGGGTTAATCCACTGCTCATCTGCAGCCAGGACCCCCCCCCCAGCACCAGATGAGGGAGGGGGAACACGGGCGGGCTGAGGGGGACTCTGGGGGGGGCTCTGGGAGGGTGAGGGGGAtcctggggggctgtggggacatgTGGGGGGCTGAGAGGGCCATGGAGCGGCACGGAGGGGTCTGTGGGGGACATGGCGGGGTGAACCCACCATGGAGAGCTCTGAGGGGACAAGAAGGGGACATTGAGAGGGTCAGTGGGTCCTGAGGGGGGTCAGTAGGTCCTGAGGGGGTGTCATTGGGTCCGGGGGCTGtggggggggcactgggggagagTTCGAAGGGTCCCAGACGGGGCGGGGCCTTTCCCGCCAAAACTCCGCCTCAGCCGTTCCCGCCCAAACCGCGGCGCGCGCTTCCCGCCGCTGCCAGGCCACGCCCTCAAATCGACACACGCCCCCGTGTAACCACGCCCCCTCAGTATAACCACGCCCACTTACCGCTCGGACACGCCCCTCCGCGCTTTACGGCTTTTTCGCGACTCCCCCGCCCCCTGCTGGCGGTGCTTTACGGCTGTGTTGGTGTTTTACGACCGCGGCCGGCCGCGTTGTGAGGGTGCGTGACCGgggggggggacccggggggggggacccggggggcgattttggggttcccggggGGAATTCGGGGCTGCAACAGAGCCTGGAAAGGGGTgagggggccctgggggtggtggCTTCCCTTTAACTCCCTCCTGCCCATCGCAGGGGCCATGGCTGCGGCCGAGCGGGACCCGCACGGGaggggcgaggaggaggaggaggaggaagaggaggaagaagaggaagaaaaggaggaggaagaagaggaggaggatgagaaagaagaggaagaaatggagggggaagaagaggaagggaaggaggaagaagaggaagcaaaggaggaggaagaggagggtcccGCGGGCTCCCCCGCTGCCGAAGCCCCCTCGGACCCCCCTCCAAAGCCGGTGGTACCGGGGGTCCTTtatttgtccttcctccccccgGGCTTCGGGCCCCGCCAGGCCCGGGCGCTGCTGCGGCCCcacggggagctgggcagggtctTCCTGCAGCCCCACGGTGAGTCTGGGGGTGCCGCGGGCTTCTGGGTGGgttttgggaggggccagggtgtCCCAGCAATAGGGAAGGGGGGGGTCTCCGCAGGCACGTGCAGAATTTTGGGGGTCAGGGCCCCTCGCAGCCCCGCTGACACCACGTTCAGCACCCCTGGGTGGGGGTCTCAGCCCTCCCGGGGGTCTCAGCGCCCCCTCCCCGTTCCCGCAGGAGGCTccgtgcggcggcggcggcagcgcccgggGGGACCCCCGGCCGTGGCGTTCGCCGAGGGCTGGGTGGAATTCCGGGACAAGCGAGCGGCCAAGCGAGCGGCCAAACTCCTGCACGGGGCACCCAtggccccccggccccgcagccccttCCGCCATCACTACTGGAGCATCAAGGTGCGGctcggggggtcctgggggggttcaGAACGGTTTTAGGGGAGGTTGGATCCCTTTTTGGGGAGTCTCTGATCCTTTTTTTGGGGGTCTTAGATCTTTGGGTGCTTTGGGAGAGGGTGGGGGGGTACCTGTTGGTTCCTGGGTAATTGGGACCTTTTATGGGTGAGGGGTTGGGGTCCCTTTTTAGGGGTCTCAGATTTGTAGGGAGCACctgggtcccttttttggggggggggtctcaGATCCGTTTTCAGGGGGTCCCAGacctttggaggagggagggcaccTGTAAGTTCCTGGGTAATTGGGAGCCCTTTATGGGTGAGAGGTTGGGGTAGCCCTGGGTCCTTTTTTCGGGTTCCCAGATTTGCAGGGAGCATctgggtcccttttttggggcaTCTCAGGTCAATTTTTGGGGGATCTCAGATCTTTGGGTGCCCTGGGAGAGGATGGGGGCCACCTGTGGGTTCCTGGGTAACTGGGATCCTTTATGGGTAAAGGGGTTGGTGTccctttttgggggtcccagatcTGTATGACGCACCCAGGTCCCTTTTTAGGGGGTCTGGGATGGTTTTGCCCCACTGGGGGTCTCTGTTTTAGGGTTCAAGGGGGTCCCCCACACTAAAGGAAGGGACAGTCTGGACTGCATTGGGGGACCCCTCCCACACAcctggcccagcagctgagggGGGTTTGAACACCCCCAAACCTTTTTGGGGGGAGCAGTCTGAGGTTGTTTGGGGGTGCCCTGACCTGTGCCCACCTCCCCCAGTACCTGCCCGGCTTCCGGTGGCCTCACCTGAGCGAGCGGCTCAGCTACGAGCGCCAGGTGCGGGCGCAGCGCCTGCGGGCCGAGGTGGCCCAGGCCAAGCGGGAGGGGGGGTTCTACGCCCGCCACGCCTCCAAGGAGCCCCCCAAAACCTCGGGAGACCCCGCAGCCCCTCCCCGGACCTGGGGCTTCACCCAGAGACCGACAGAAGAGGAGATTTGGAGGCGCAAAGCTCGGCCCCCCCCGGCCGCGCCCCCCCAGAGCCTGCTGGAGAAGGTGTTTGGGACAGGCCGGTGAGACCCTCCCTCAAATCTGGGGGGGCTCCAGGTGTGTGGATCGCCAGGGCCCCCTCCAGACACCGATTCCTGTCTCAAGGACCACCAgatgttttatttttctccttaaaGCTTTTATTACTTTTAACAAAAATAATTCCTCGCGGTCTCTTTAAATTCTGCCGAGGGGGCGGGGCTAAGGGGAGGGGGCGGGGTTATGGCTTCGGCGCGAAACTCCCTGAAGGAAGCGCAAGGGGCGGGGAGTGGGAGTGGCTTAAGCAGCTCAGACCACGCCCCTTTTACCATAAAAGGAGGTGGCCTAAGGAAGCAACAGCAGGTGAAAGGTGCGTGTAGGCGGGGCCTGAACAAAGGGGCGGGGCTAGGGAAAGCCACGCCCCTCCCCGCGCCTTAAACAGGTAATTTAAATCTCtacaaagggcagggcagggctcttaAAGGGGCCGCGCCCCCATTTCGGGGGGGCGGTTCCAGTGTCAAAAATAGAAGCTctggggggtgggggaggggccccaGTATGGCACTGGGGAAATGGGAGAACAAACAAACTCGGGGCCCCATAAACCTGATGTCCCCATAAACCTGGGGGGTGGGGGGCAAGCCCCCCCAAAAATGGGTGCTGAGAGCACCCCAATATCCCTGGGAAACCAAACGGGGGGAGTGGTACCAAACTGGGGACTCCCCCCACTCAAAATGCCACCACTGGGGTCCCTCAGCCTTGCTGTGTCACTGGGGGAGGGGCAACCTgacactgggggggggggggcaggggtcCCCAAAACCGGGGTGTCACCCTGGGGTACCCCTGAATCCCCACAGTGGGGTCCTGTTGTCCCCAAACCTGGGGGgcaccccagaacctcccagtgACTCTCAGGGGGTCCCGGGGTGCCAATCCCACCCTGGGGACCCCCCGTGCCCCTCTCCCACTACACCCAAGgctccatccccaaatcccactcCCCAAAGGTGCATCACCCCatccctcctccccaccacccccacatccccCAATTTTAGTTCCCCCCTCACTTTTAGGTCCCTCATTTTCCTCTCCCCCTCCCAATTTTATTCCCACCCCAATTCCAGTTCAACCAATCACTTCCCAACCCCCCCAAATTTTGCttcctttcccatttcccatttcccttccCATCAACATCCCCCTTCCCCACATTTTTCACTCCCACCCCCTCCAGCTGCtcccccccaccccaaatcccctcctccccaaatcccaaatcccctcctCCCCGTTTCCCTCAATGCCCCTCCCCTGCCAGCATTTGGCAGGGCCGGCAGCAGCGCCCCCCCCTCACCAGGACATGGCAGCGAGGGgcggggggccgggccgggggtccCGGGCAGGGCCCGTAGGCCTCGAGATCGCAGAGCAGCTCCACCAGGTCCAGCACGGAGCGCAGGGGGGGGCGCCGGGCCAGCACCTCGTGCCCGGGTGGCACCGGGCGGCCGCGGGCGACCAGGACCCGGAATGCCAAGCCGGGGTTGAGCAGCACGGCGGCCGCGGCCATGGAGGAGCGGGGACAGCGCTGAACGAGGCGCAGCCCCCGAGCCGGGCACGGCCCGGGACCACCGTCAGCCCCCACGACCCCCCAGTGAGCCGGGAGGGGAATCTCGGCCAGTTCCTCCAGGAAGGAGCCGGGCCAGAGCTGGGGAGCGGGGGACAGCGGCAAGGGCTGTGGGGGAGAAAGGGTTCATAGGGTGGGGGGAGCACTTAAGAGACCCCCAAGAATCTCCCCAGCCAGCAGGAACCTCCTCCTTGTAAACCACCCTGCTTTGGAGACACTCCCAATAAACCCAAGGGTCATGGCCAGAGTCCCTTCGCCAACTCAccaggaccccaaaaacctccctcaactccccaaaatccctttcccaactcaccaggaccccaaaaacctccttcaactccccaaaatcccttccccaactcaccaggaccccaaaaacctccctaCCCTCCCCAAAATCTCCTTCCCAACTCAccaggaccccaaaaacctccctcaactccccaaaatcccttccccaactcaccaggaccccaaaaacctccctcaactccccaaaatccctttcccaacTCACCAGGAGCCCAAAAACCTCCccaccctccccaaaatcccttccccaaCTCACTAGGTCCCCAAAAACCTTCCCCCACCCAAAATCCCTTCCCCATATCACcaagaccccaaaccccactaAAGTTCCCATTTCCCAGAACCTCCCCCCTCCCAAATCCCATTAAAAGCCCCCCCAAGTTCCTCAGGACCCTCCCCAAATCCTCTGACCCCCCTTCTCTTCCTCACCACTCGGCTGctgccctcctcctcttcctcctcctcctcctcactgtcatccagcaccaccagctggggagggggaggctgggggggcacctgggggtgaAGGCAGAGGCTCAGGACCCCCCCTCAAATCCcagagacccccccaaaccccacagttcCCCCGTTACCGGCACCAGGGACGCGCTGGGCTGCGGCTGCTCCTGCTTCACGCGGGGGGTGGCGGCGatcaggacccccaaatcccctgggGGGGGCTGGAAAAGGGGGGGGCAGGGGCGTTATGGGGGTCCCAGGCACTCCGAGGAGCCTCAGGGGGCGTTTGGGGGTCTCACTCACCCTTTGGGGGGCGACGCTGGGCTCCGGGGGGGCCCCTTTGAGGCGCGGGGCCGAGGCGATGAGGAGCCCCAGGCGAGGGTCCTGGGGGGCAGGGGGGGTCACGGGGGGGTCCCAGGTGTCCAGGGAGGGTCCCAGGCAGCCGGGGGGTCTCACCTCGAGGCGGGGGAGGGGTCCTGTTTCCTCCTTGATGGGGCAGAGGCGCAGGGGGGGACCCGGGAGGGGCCTGGGGCCGTTCTCAGCCCCCCCCAGTGGCTCCTCCTTCTCCTGTGGGGGAAGGGCAGGCAGGTGAGACCCCCCCCCTAATCCCCCCCACGTATCCAGGAGGAACCCCCCACCCAGAATAATGTCTGCAGAAGACCCCCCCCACCTCATCCcccgtggggaaactgaggcacacacAAGCCTTGGGGTCATGGGGGAGGGGACTGAGGCACCTGGGGGTCTCCAAAACCCAGAGCCCCTCCCACGGGGGAGGGGGGGGCGTGGGGACACCTCGGTCCCCTCCCCTGACACCTGGGTCCCCCCGAGTGGGGAGGGTCCATGCAGAGCAAAGCAAGCACAGCCAAGGAggggggaggatttggggttatTTCTGGGGGAGGGGGACGGGGGGTGGGAGGagcattttggggtcccccctgagCAGAGGGGGGGTCCCGTTACCTTGCGGGGGGGGCGGGGCAggtggcggcggctccgggcggcggcgcgggggggccggggggccggcggcggcggggcctggACAGGGGGAGGGGGCGGCCGCTCCAGGGGGACCCCCAGCGCCCCCCCCCCAGCGGCAGCAGCCGCCTCTGCGCCAGGAGAGAGACCTCAGAGCAGGGGGGGGCAGCGCCAAGGGGAGGGGGatgtggatttggggtgggagtGCCACGAATGCAGGAAGAACCCCCCGAGTGGGCCTGGCTGGCTGAGGGACCCCCACCCACTCCCCCAAAAAAGGACCCAGGGTGAGCCCCCCAAAGCCAAGCAATGCAGGAAGGACCCGGGCATTCAGGCAacccccccatccccacccaAAAACAAGACCCAAGTGTCCAGGTGCCACCTGCGTGCCAACCAATgccccccttcccaccccaaacTTGTCCAAACTGGGCTGCACCCAGCGCCGGGGTGGCCTGAACCTTgcgtgtgcctcagtttccccggccAAAGGAGTCGGATCGCTGAGGAAAAGGGGGTGGAGGGGATGGCTGGGGCTCGCTGGGAGGGAGGAAGCGCTGGGGGGGCACCCACCATGGCACAGCGCAGGCACTGCCTCCAGCGGCACTTCTGGCGCTTGAGGTTCTGCCCCCCGAATTTGGGCTTGTCCCGGCAGAAGTCGCAGCGGCCGCAGTCGGCCGGGCGCCGGCAGGCTGCGCACACCCCGCAGCGCCGGCTGGCCCGGCTCCGCGCCCCCCGCTGCCGACAGAGAGCGGCGTCACCCCCGcgtccccaactgtccccaggGCCTGCCGCAGTGCGGGGGgtccccagggcctgcccagtGGCGCGGGGTTAGTGCGGGAGCAGCTATGAGGAGCGTTACGGTAGATGTGGCGGTGTTAGGGGTATTACGGCAGCCAGGCAGCAAATGCAGGTTAGGACGAGCATTCCAGTAGGAGCAGCTATTAGAGGCATTACGGTATCCGAACCCCAGTATTTGGGGCATTGTGGTATCTGCACCATTATATTAGAGACATTATGATACGTGAGCCCCACTATTTGGGGTATTACGGTATCTGCACCATTATATTAGAGACATTATGATACGTGAGCCCCGTTATTTGGGGTATTACGGTATCTGCACCCTGCTATTAGAGGCATTATGGTATCTGAACCCCAGTATTTGGGGCATTACGGTATCTGCACCATTATATTAGAGACATTATGATACGTGAGCCCCACTATTTGGGGTATTACGGTATCTGCACCCTGCTATTAGAGACATTATGGTATCTGAACCCCAGTATTTGGGGCATTGTGGTATCTGCACCATTATATTAGAGACATTATGATACGTGAGCCCCACTATTTGG
It contains:
- the LOC134433818 gene encoding activator of basal transcription 1-like, with amino-acid sequence MAAAERDPHGRGEEEEEEEEEEEEEEKEEEEEEEDEKEEEEMEGEEEEGKEEEEEAKEEEEEGPAGSPAAEAPSDPPPKPVVPGVLYLSFLPPGFGPRQARALLRPHGELGRVFLQPHGGSVRRRRQRPGGPPAVAFAEGWVEFRDKRAAKRAAKLLHGAPMAPRPRSPFRHHYWSIKYLPGFRWPHLSERLSYERQVRAQRLRAEVAQAKREGGFYARHASKEPPKTSGDPAAPPRTWGFTQRPTEEEIWRRKARPPPAAPPQSLLEKVFGTGR